A single region of the Roseivivax sp. THAF197b genome encodes:
- a CDS encoding PAS domain-containing protein — MSAETVKSKRLSAVLDDRAAMAGFSRLALGIVITNPQVEDNPIVYVNTAFERTTGYARSAVIGRNCRFLQGERTRKADVDRLRAGIENGRDVTVDILNYRASGEPFMNRLTIAPILGEDGNPMYFFGMQKELRDGDFSSDSDDFVVDILSGRVHRDLGLILSSIAHPNMPEDAREPMVEIEAMPRRLECLQLTYEELQRSDKDVHRVGIDLGALLSRVAASVTYIESRPGIRVVQQFEQLQVDLDDALRISLILSEVLSNAFSHAFEGLERGFIDLRVTRLTEGGLRLILSDDGVGIPSKIDWPSETTVGGRLLSALLEGLDATINVARGAAGTVIMVDVPVDPHDLAQKGA; from the coding sequence ATGTCGGCTGAGACGGTCAAATCCAAGCGACTGAGCGCGGTGCTCGATGACCGGGCCGCCATGGCGGGATTTTCCCGCCTGGCACTTGGTATTGTCATCACCAATCCGCAGGTCGAGGACAATCCGATCGTTTACGTCAACACGGCCTTCGAGCGCACGACTGGCTATGCCCGTTCAGCGGTGATCGGGCGCAATTGCCGCTTCCTGCAGGGCGAGCGGACGCGCAAGGCCGATGTAGACCGGCTCCGCGCCGGGATCGAGAACGGGCGCGACGTGACGGTGGATATCCTGAACTACCGCGCCTCGGGCGAGCCGTTCATGAACCGGCTGACCATCGCGCCGATCCTCGGGGAAGACGGCAATCCGATGTACTTCTTCGGAATGCAGAAGGAGCTTCGCGACGGCGATTTCTCCTCGGATTCGGACGACTTCGTGGTCGATATCCTGAGCGGCCGGGTGCATCGTGACCTCGGGCTCATCCTGTCCAGCATCGCCCATCCCAACATGCCGGAAGACGCGCGTGAGCCCATGGTCGAGATCGAGGCCATGCCGCGGCGTCTGGAATGTCTGCAGCTGACCTACGAGGAACTGCAGCGCAGCGACAAGGACGTCCACCGTGTGGGGATCGACCTTGGTGCGCTTCTGAGCCGTGTCGCGGCCAGCGTCACCTATATCGAAAGCCGGCCGGGCATCCGGGTCGTGCAGCAATTCGAACAGCTCCAGGTGGATCTCGATGATGCCTTGCGCATTTCGCTGATCCTGTCGGAAGTGCTGTCGAACGCCTTCAGCCACGCCTTCGAGGGGCTTGAGCGCGGCTTCATTGACCTGCGGGTGACGCGTCTGACCGAAGGCGGGTTGCGGCTCATCCTGTCAGACGATGGCGTGGGCATTCCTTCCAAGATCGACTGGCCGTCGGAGACGACCGTGGGCGGAAGGCTGCTCTCGGCGCTGCTCGAGGGGCTGGACGCAACCATCAATGTCGCGCGGGGCGCGGCGGGCACCGTGATCATGGTCGATGTGCCCGTGGACCCGCACGACCTCGCACAAAAAGGAGCATGA
- a CDS encoding nucleoside triphosphate pyrophosphatase — MALILGSGSPRRLELLATLGLTPDAVRPPEIDETPLKGELPRPYCQRIAREKVRAVEAASDDIVLCADTTVALGRRILGKPADAGEAAAFLWALSGRRHRVVTAIAVKRGARIWERDVVSQVKMKSLSDSEVNGYLATGDWQGKAGGYGIQGPAGALIPWMQGSYSAIVGLPLAETAQLLQAAGHNIWQEGAA; from the coding sequence ATGGCGCTTATTCTGGGATCGGGCAGCCCCCGGCGGCTGGAATTGCTGGCAACGCTCGGGCTGACGCCCGACGCCGTGCGCCCGCCCGAAATCGACGAGACCCCGCTGAAGGGCGAGTTGCCGCGGCCCTATTGCCAGCGCATCGCCCGCGAGAAGGTCCGCGCGGTCGAGGCCGCCTCCGATGACATCGTGCTCTGTGCGGACACCACCGTGGCGCTGGGCCGACGCATCCTGGGCAAGCCCGCCGATGCGGGCGAGGCCGCGGCCTTTCTCTGGGCCTTGTCCGGACGTCGGCACCGCGTGGTGACGGCCATCGCGGTGAAGCGCGGCGCGCGGATCTGGGAACGGGACGTGGTGAGCCAGGTGAAGATGAAGTCCCTGTCCGATAGCGAGGTAAACGGCTATCTCGCCACCGGCGATTGGCAGGGCAAGGCAGGCGGTTACGGCATTCAGGGGCCTGCGGGGGCGCTGATCCCGTGGATGCAGGGCTCCTATTCGGCCATCGTGGGCCTGCCGCTTGCGGAGACCGCGCAGCTTCTGCAGGCAGCGGGTCACAACATTTGGCAGGAGGGTGCGGCATGA
- the tldD gene encoding metalloprotease TldD translates to MSDAPFRPLETHLDRDAALSRLRQALEGAEDGELFFERKRSEGVVFDDGRVKAANYDASEGFGLRAVKGEVAGYAHSTEISEAALARAGETARLAIGDGGGVMAPAPQPTNRRLYTDADPIAGLSFPAKLETLRDIDAFLRDLDPRVVQVSASLGASIQEVTILRADGGVVSDTRPMTRLNISVIVEENGRRESGTAGGGGRVLLDGLVDRADWEAKAREALRIALMNLSAEAAPAGVMDIVLGPGWPGILLHEAVGHGLEGDFNRKGSSAFAGLMGQRVAAPGVTVLDDGTIPDRRGSITVDDEGTPSGKNVLIEDGILVGYMQDRQNARLMGVEPTGNGRRESYAHIPMPRMTNTYMLGGTAKREDLVAELKDGIYAVGFGGGQVDITNGKFVFSCTEAYRVKNGKVGAPVKGATLIGDGATALQHIRGLADDMALDPGMGNCGKQGQWVPVGVGQPSVLIGGLTVGGAQG, encoded by the coding sequence ATGTCAGACGCGCCGTTCCGCCCGCTAGAGACGCATCTCGACCGTGACGCCGCCCTGTCGCGTCTGCGCCAGGCGCTTGAGGGCGCGGAGGATGGCGAGCTCTTTTTCGAGCGTAAACGCAGCGAGGGCGTGGTTTTCGACGATGGCCGCGTGAAGGCGGCCAATTACGACGCCTCCGAGGGCTTCGGTCTGCGGGCCGTGAAGGGCGAGGTCGCAGGCTACGCCCATTCGACCGAGATTTCCGAGGCCGCACTGGCCCGCGCGGGCGAAACGGCGCGGCTGGCCATCGGCGACGGGGGCGGAGTGATGGCACCGGCCCCCCAGCCCACGAATCGCAGGCTCTATACCGATGCGGACCCGATCGCGGGTCTGAGCTTCCCCGCCAAGCTGGAGACCCTGCGCGACATCGACGCCTTCCTTCGGGATCTCGATCCGCGCGTCGTGCAGGTGTCCGCCTCGCTTGGTGCGTCGATCCAGGAAGTGACCATCCTGCGTGCCGATGGCGGCGTGGTCAGCGACACGCGGCCCATGACCCGGCTGAACATCAGCGTCATCGTCGAGGAGAATGGCCGCCGCGAAAGCGGCACGGCGGGCGGCGGCGGGCGCGTCCTGCTCGACGGTCTCGTGGACCGCGCGGATTGGGAAGCCAAGGCGCGGGAGGCCTTGCGTATAGCGCTGATGAACCTCTCGGCCGAGGCCGCACCTGCGGGCGTCATGGACATCGTTCTGGGCCCCGGCTGGCCCGGCATCCTGCTGCACGAGGCGGTGGGGCACGGGCTCGAGGGGGATTTCAATCGCAAGGGCTCCTCTGCCTTCGCGGGTCTCATGGGGCAGCGCGTGGCGGCACCGGGTGTGACCGTGCTTGATGATGGCACGATCCCCGACCGGCGCGGGTCGATCACCGTGGATGACGAGGGCACGCCCTCGGGCAAGAACGTGTTGATCGAGGACGGCATCCTCGTGGGCTACATGCAGGACCGCCAGAACGCGCGGCTGATGGGGGTGGAGCCCACGGGCAACGGGCGGCGCGAGAGCTATGCGCATATCCCTATGCCACGAATGACCAATACCTACATGCTGGGCGGGACCGCCAAGCGCGAGGACCTGGTGGCGGAGCTGAAGGACGGCATCTACGCCGTGGGTTTCGGCGGCGGGCAGGTCGACATCACCAACGGCAAGTTCGTCTTCTCCTGCACGGAGGCCTACCGCGTGAAGAACGGCAAGGTGGGCGCTCCGGTGAAGGGCGCGACGCTGATCGGGGACGGCGCCACCGCGCTGCAGCACATCCGCGGGCTCGCCGATGACATGGCGCTCGATCCGGGCATGGGCAATTGCGGCAAGCAGGGTCAATGGGTGCCGGTGGGCGTGGGCCAGCCCTCCGTTCTGATCGGAGGGCTGACGGTGGGCGGCGCGCAGGGCTGA
- the topA gene encoding type I DNA topoisomerase, with translation MPVVVVESPAKAKTINKYLGSDYTVLASYGHVRDLPPKNGSVDTDNGFDMTWEIANDSRKHVKAIADALKDDNALILATDPDREGEAISWHLKEALTKRRSIKKDTAVSRVTFNAITKDAVTEAMNNPRDIDAPLVEAYLARRALDYLVGFNLSPVLWRKLPGARSAGRVQSVCLRLIVEREMEIEAFRAREYWSVKAQLKTPRGQVFEARLVSLSGKKLDRYDLENETQAEMAVQAITSRDLSVTSVEAKPANRNPSAPFMTSTLQQEASRKFGMGAKICMSTAQRLYEAGHITYMRTDGIDMAPEAVSEARDAIKDRFGPEYVPSSPRIYKNKAKNAQEAHECIRPTDMTKDADSLGLRDADQKKLYDLIWKRTLACQMEAARLERTTVEIGSRDGEVGLRATGQVVLFDGFLRVYEEGRDDVVDDDDKRLPQIMEGEKTAKEGVTPEQHFTQPPPRYTEATLVKKMEELGIGRPSTYASVISTIQDREYVRKDKNRLFPEDKGRIVTIFLLNFFKRYVEYDFTAALEAELDDVSAGEGDYKELLAKFWRDFSAAIAETSELRIAEVLDVLDDALAPQLYPPKEDGSDPRLCPLCGEGSLHLKTSRSGGFVGCSRYPECRYTRPIGGDAAEQGDRVLGEDQGDEISLRSGRFGPYVQRGEVTEENKKPPRASLPKGWSPDDMNLEKALTLLSLPREVGKHPEDGEPIEAGIGRYGPFVKHGKLYANLKEVDEVFEIGINRAVDVLAEKAAKRGGGRAAAKALKELGEHPEAGGAMNVMDGRYGPYIKWEKVNATLPKDVQPEDVTVAMAVELIAEKEAKSGKGKKKAAPKKKAAAKKPAAKKPAAKKPAAKKPAAKE, from the coding sequence ATGCCCGTTGTCGTCGTCGAGTCCCCCGCCAAGGCCAAAACGATCAATAAGTATCTGGGCTCCGATTACACGGTGCTGGCCTCTTATGGTCACGTCCGGGATCTGCCGCCGAAGAACGGATCGGTCGATACGGATAACGGCTTCGACATGACCTGGGAGATCGCAAATGACAGCCGCAAGCACGTCAAGGCGATCGCGGATGCGCTGAAGGACGACAACGCGCTCATCCTCGCGACGGACCCCGACCGCGAGGGCGAGGCGATCTCGTGGCACCTCAAGGAAGCGCTGACCAAGCGCCGCTCGATCAAGAAGGACACCGCCGTCAGCCGCGTGACCTTCAACGCGATCACCAAGGACGCGGTGACCGAGGCGATGAACAACCCGCGCGACATCGACGCGCCGCTCGTGGAGGCGTATCTGGCGCGTCGGGCGCTCGATTACCTCGTGGGGTTTAACCTCTCGCCGGTGCTGTGGCGGAAATTGCCGGGCGCGCGGTCGGCAGGCCGGGTGCAATCGGTGTGCCTTCGTCTCATCGTCGAGCGCGAGATGGAGATCGAGGCCTTCCGGGCGCGCGAATACTGGTCGGTCAAAGCGCAGCTGAAAACGCCGCGCGGGCAGGTCTTCGAGGCACGTCTCGTCAGCCTCTCGGGCAAGAAGCTCGACCGATACGATCTGGAGAACGAGACACAGGCCGAAATGGCCGTGCAGGCCATCACCAGCCGCGACCTGTCGGTTACCTCGGTGGAAGCCAAGCCCGCCAATCGCAACCCCTCGGCCCCCTTCATGACCTCTACGCTGCAGCAGGAAGCCAGCCGCAAGTTCGGAATGGGCGCCAAGATCTGCATGTCGACCGCCCAGCGTCTCTACGAGGCGGGGCACATCACCTACATGCGGACGGACGGCATCGACATGGCCCCCGAAGCGGTGAGCGAGGCGCGCGACGCGATCAAGGACCGGTTTGGGCCGGAATACGTGCCGTCCTCGCCGCGGATCTACAAGAACAAGGCCAAGAATGCGCAGGAAGCGCATGAATGTATCCGCCCGACCGACATGACCAAGGATGCCGACAGCCTCGGGCTGCGCGATGCGGACCAGAAAAAGCTCTATGACCTGATCTGGAAGCGCACGCTGGCCTGCCAGATGGAGGCCGCGCGGCTTGAACGCACCACCGTCGAGATCGGCAGCCGCGACGGCGAGGTGGGCCTGCGCGCCACCGGCCAGGTCGTGCTGTTCGACGGTTTCCTGCGGGTCTACGAGGAAGGCCGCGACGATGTCGTCGATGATGATGACAAGCGCCTGCCGCAGATCATGGAAGGGGAGAAGACCGCCAAGGAGGGCGTCACGCCCGAGCAGCATTTCACCCAGCCGCCGCCGCGCTACACCGAGGCGACGCTGGTCAAGAAGATGGAAGAGCTCGGCATCGGGCGTCCCTCGACCTATGCCAGCGTCATCTCGACGATCCAGGATCGCGAATATGTCCGCAAGGACAAGAACCGACTCTTCCCGGAGGATAAAGGCCGGATCGTCACGATCTTCCTTCTGAACTTCTTCAAGCGCTACGTGGAATACGATTTCACCGCGGCGCTCGAGGCCGAGCTCGATGATGTCTCGGCGGGCGAGGGGGATTACAAGGAACTGCTGGCGAAGTTCTGGCGCGATTTCTCGGCGGCCATTGCCGAGACGTCGGAGCTGCGCATCGCCGAAGTGCTGGATGTGCTGGATGACGCGCTGGCGCCGCAGCTCTACCCGCCGAAGGAGGACGGAAGCGATCCGCGCCTCTGTCCCTTGTGCGGGGAGGGTAGCCTGCACCTCAAGACCTCGCGCTCTGGCGGGTTCGTCGGCTGTTCGCGTTATCCCGAATGCCGCTACACCCGGCCCATCGGGGGCGATGCCGCCGAACAGGGCGACCGGGTTCTGGGCGAGGATCAGGGCGATGAGATCTCGCTCCGGTCGGGGCGTTTCGGGCCTTACGTGCAGCGCGGCGAGGTGACTGAAGAGAACAAGAAGCCGCCACGCGCGTCGCTGCCCAAGGGCTGGTCGCCGGACGACATGAATCTCGAGAAAGCGCTGACGCTCCTTTCTCTGCCGCGCGAGGTGGGCAAGCATCCCGAAGATGGCGAGCCCATCGAGGCGGGCATCGGCCGCTACGGGCCCTTCGTGAAGCACGGCAAGCTTTACGCGAACCTCAAGGAGGTCGATGAGGTCTTCGAGATCGGCATCAACCGCGCCGTCGACGTGCTGGCCGAAAAGGCCGCCAAGCGCGGCGGGGGACGGGCCGCGGCCAAGGCGCTCAAGGAATTGGGCGAGCATCCCGAAGCGGGCGGCGCGATGAACGTGATGGACGGGCGCTACGGGCCCTACATCAAGTGGGAAAAGGTCAACGCGACCCTGCCCAAGGACGTTCAGCCCGAGGATGTGACCGTCGCCATGGCGGTGGAACTGATCGCCGAGAAAGAGGCCAAGTCCGGCAAGGGCAAGAAGAAGGCCGCGCCCAAGAAGAAGGCGGCGGCCAAGAAGCCTGCGGCAAAAAAGCCTGCCGCCAAAAAGCCCGCGGCGAAAAAGCCCGCCGCGAAGGAATAG
- a CDS encoding carbon-nitrogen hydrolase family protein: MKIATAAYPMDILPDWAAYATKIGDWVAEAAGQGAELLVFPEYGAMELATLAGLDVAGDLEASLRAVSDRIPDADALHRELAMRHGVHILAASAPVFDASIGPRPVNRARLFTPGGQMGIQDKQIMTRFEREVWGVVPGGPLRLFDTTLGRIGCLICYDGEYPLLGRALAEAELLLVPSCTEALAGYWRVRIGAMARALEAQCITVMASTVGDAPWSEAVDTNCGMGGVFGPPDTGFPPTGVLAEGSLNAPGWTYATVDLGRVAAVRADGVVLNRAHWADQAGRDTAPALQTLR; the protein is encoded by the coding sequence ATGAAAATCGCGACCGCCGCTTACCCGATGGATATCCTGCCCGACTGGGCCGCTTATGCCACCAAGATCGGGGATTGGGTGGCCGAGGCGGCGGGGCAGGGCGCGGAGCTTCTGGTCTTTCCCGAATATGGCGCGATGGAGCTGGCCACATTGGCGGGCCTCGACGTGGCGGGCGATCTCGAAGCGTCCTTGCGCGCAGTGTCGGACCGCATTCCCGATGCGGATGCTCTGCACCGGGAATTGGCGATGCGGCACGGGGTGCATATCCTCGCCGCCTCCGCACCGGTTTTCGATGCGTCGATCGGGCCGCGTCCCGTCAATCGGGCCCGGCTCTTCACGCCCGGTGGGCAGATGGGCATTCAGGACAAGCAGATCATGACCCGGTTCGAGCGCGAGGTCTGGGGTGTCGTGCCGGGCGGGCCGTTGCGGCTCTTCGACACGACGCTGGGCCGGATCGGCTGTCTCATCTGCTATGACGGGGAATACCCGCTTCTGGGCCGAGCGTTGGCGGAGGCGGAGCTCTTGCTCGTGCCGTCCTGCACCGAAGCGCTTGCGGGATATTGGCGCGTGCGGATCGGCGCGATGGCCCGCGCGCTCGAGGCGCAATGCATCACGGTCATGGCCTCGACGGTGGGCGATGCGCCCTGGTCGGAGGCGGTGGATACCAATTGCGGCATGGGTGGGGTCTTCGGGCCGCCGGATACGGGCTTTCCACCCACGGGGGTTCTGGCCGAAGGCAGCCTGAACGCCCCCGGCTGGACCTATGCGACGGTCGATCTGGGCCGCGTCGCCGCCGTCCGGGCGGATGGCGTCGTGCTCAATCGCGCGCATTGGGCGGACCAGGCGGGCCGCGACACAGCGCCGGCGCTCCAAACGCTGCGGTGA
- the coxB gene encoding cytochrome c oxidase subunit II, with the protein MRLKTMLLGLLAATFAAPAFAQSDEVVGAPSAGAMGFQPAVTELARDLQWLDGMINIIITAIVLFVLGLILWCIVRYNKKANPTPAAFTHNTPVEIAWTLVPILVLVFIGAFSLPVLFKQQEIPEGDVFIKATGYQWYWGYEYPEEGFSFDSYMIGSPATGGDNSYNEEVEMQLVEAGYEPEHFLLATDTQVVVPVGKTVVVQVTGGDVIHSWTIPAFGVKQDGIPGRLAELWFEAEREGIYFGQCSELCGIAHAYMPITVKVVSEEEYAQWLEQMREEYASNEAAPATDAPIQIASAE; encoded by the coding sequence ATGCGACTTAAAACGATGCTCCTAGGCCTGCTTGCGGCCACCTTTGCCGCACCGGCCTTCGCCCAGAGCGACGAGGTTGTCGGCGCCCCCTCCGCCGGCGCCATGGGCTTTCAGCCCGCCGTAACCGAACTGGCGCGGGACCTGCAATGGCTCGACGGGATGATCAACATCATCATCACCGCGATCGTTCTGTTCGTGCTCGGCCTGATCCTGTGGTGCATCGTGCGCTACAACAAGAAGGCCAACCCGACACCCGCGGCCTTCACGCACAACACGCCCGTGGAGATCGCCTGGACGCTGGTGCCGATCCTCGTGCTCGTTTTCATCGGCGCCTTCTCGCTGCCGGTTCTCTTCAAGCAGCAGGAAATCCCCGAAGGCGACGTCTTCATCAAGGCGACCGGCTACCAGTGGTACTGGGGCTACGAATACCCCGAAGAGGGCTTCTCCTTTGACAGCTACATGATCGGCTCGCCCGCGACCGGCGGCGACAATTCCTATAATGAGGAAGTCGAGATGCAGCTTGTGGAGGCCGGTTACGAGCCCGAGCACTTCCTGCTCGCCACCGACACCCAGGTCGTCGTGCCCGTGGGCAAGACCGTCGTGGTGCAGGTCACCGGCGGCGACGTGATCCACTCCTGGACCATCCCGGCCTTCGGCGTGAAGCAGGACGGCATCCCGGGTCGTCTGGCGGAACTGTGGTTCGAAGCCGAGCGTGAAGGCATCTATTTCGGCCAGTGCTCCGAGCTCTGCGGCATCGCGCATGCCTACATGCCGATCACCGTGAAAGTGGTCAGCGAAGAGGAATACGCCCAGTGGCTGGAGCAGATGCGCGAGGAATACGCCTCGAACGAAGCTGCACCCGCCACGGACGCGCCGATCCAGATCGCTTCGGCCGAGTGA
- the infA gene encoding translation initiation factor IF-1, whose product MAKEDTLEFPGVVKELLPNATFRVELENGHEIIAHTAGKMRKNRIRVLAGDKVQVEMTPYDLTKGRINYRFK is encoded by the coding sequence ATGGCCAAGGAAGATACGCTCGAATTTCCCGGTGTCGTAAAGGAACTCCTGCCGAATGCGACGTTCCGGGTCGAGCTTGAAAACGGCCATGAGATCATCGCGCATACGGCAGGCAAGATGCGCAAGAACCGCATCCGGGTTCTGGCAGGCGACAAGGTGCAGGTTGAAATGACGCCTTACGACCTGACCAAGGGGCGGATCAACTACCGCTTCAAGTAA
- a CDS encoding CoA transferase subunit A has product MQKVYNSAAEALEGLLHDDMLIAAGGFGLCGIPELLLEAIKQSGVKDLTFASNNAGVDDFGIGILLQTRQVKKMISSYVGENAEFMRQYLSGELELEFTPQGTLAERMRAGGAGIPGFYTKTGYGTQIAEGKEVKEFDGEHYILERGIFADLAIVKAWKADTTGNLVFRKTARNFNPPAAMCGKTCVVEVEEIVEAGTLDPDHIHLPGVYVHRMIKGNHEKRIEKVTTRKKAA; this is encoded by the coding sequence ATGCAGAAAGTCTACAATTCCGCAGCCGAGGCGCTCGAGGGTCTGTTGCATGACGACATGCTGATTGCGGCCGGGGGCTTCGGCCTCTGCGGCATTCCCGAGCTGCTTCTGGAGGCGATCAAGCAATCCGGTGTCAAGGATCTGACCTTCGCGTCCAACAATGCAGGCGTCGACGATTTCGGCATCGGCATCCTTCTGCAGACACGTCAGGTCAAGAAGATGATTTCGTCCTATGTGGGCGAAAACGCCGAATTCATGCGCCAGTACCTCTCGGGGGAGCTGGAGCTGGAATTCACACCCCAGGGCACGCTCGCGGAGCGGATGCGTGCAGGCGGTGCGGGCATTCCGGGCTTCTACACCAAGACCGGCTACGGCACGCAGATCGCCGAGGGCAAAGAGGTCAAGGAGTTCGACGGCGAGCATTACATCCTCGAGCGGGGTATCTTCGCCGATCTGGCCATCGTGAAGGCCTGGAAAGCCGACACGACGGGCAATCTCGTGTTCCGCAAGACCGCGCGCAACTTCAATCCGCCCGCGGCCATGTGCGGCAAGACCTGCGTCGTCGAGGTCGAGGAGATCGTGGAAGCGGGCACGCTCGATCCCGATCACATCCACCTGCCGGGCGTCTATGTGCATCGCATGATCAAGGGCAATCACGAGAAGCGCATCGAGAAGGTGACAACGCGGAAGAAAGCGGCCTGA
- the dprA gene encoding DNA-processing protein DprA: MAEDHPSSTHPPIPPTTEDDRFDRLRLLRSRRVGIATYLRLMAEHGSARAALDALPDVARGAGLSDYHICPEGLVAAELRAGRTARARLIFQGETDYPAGLNDLDDAPPMIWAVGDTAVLQRPLVAVIGARNASSLGLRMARSLSTDLGAQGMVVVSGLARGVDAAAHAASIGTGTVAVMGGGVDVLYPQENARLAEDIVAAGGLRISEQPMTLAPKARHFPMRNRLISGLARAVIVVEAALKSGSLITARAALDQGRDVMAVPGHPFDARAGGCNALIRDGAQLVRGSRDVQEALNLSDSPANTAHGARLRAARDLRPPSEVAQPSVPAAPPLREIANLHRQILQRLGPSPIAEDQLIRDLGHPLGQIGPVLTDLELDGRIARAPGGMLALKEA, translated from the coding sequence ATGGCCGAAGACCATCCTTCTTCCACTCACCCCCCAATCCCACCCACCACGGAAGACGACCGTTTTGACCGGCTCCGTCTCTTGCGCTCCCGCCGGGTGGGCATTGCCACCTACCTCCGGCTCATGGCGGAGCATGGCAGCGCGCGGGCGGCACTCGATGCCTTGCCCGATGTGGCGCGCGGTGCCGGGCTTTCCGATTATCACATCTGTCCCGAAGGCCTCGTGGCCGCGGAACTGCGCGCAGGCCGCACGGCGCGGGCGCGGCTGATCTTCCAGGGCGAGACGGATTATCCTGCGGGTCTGAACGATCTTGACGATGCGCCGCCGATGATCTGGGCTGTTGGCGACACGGCCGTTCTGCAACGCCCACTCGTCGCGGTGATCGGCGCGCGCAACGCCTCCTCGCTGGGGCTGCGCATGGCGCGATCCCTGTCGACCGATCTGGGCGCGCAGGGCATGGTCGTGGTCTCGGGCCTCGCGCGCGGTGTCGATGCCGCGGCCCATGCCGCATCGATCGGGACCGGTACGGTCGCCGTGATGGGCGGCGGGGTCGATGTGCTCTACCCGCAGGAAAACGCGCGGCTAGCCGAGGATATCGTCGCGGCGGGCGGGCTTCGGATCAGCGAGCAGCCCATGACGCTGGCCCCGAAGGCAAGGCATTTTCCCATGCGGAACAGGCTGATTTCGGGCCTCGCGCGCGCCGTCATCGTCGTGGAGGCGGCGCTCAAATCCGGCTCGCTGATCACGGCCCGCGCAGCCCTCGACCAGGGGCGCGACGTGATGGCCGTGCCGGGGCATCCGTTCGACGCGCGAGCGGGGGGCTGCAATGCGCTGATCCGCGACGGCGCGCAATTGGTGCGCGGCAGCCGGGACGTGCAGGAAGCTTTGAACCTGTCGGACAGCCCGGCGAACACAGCGCATGGCGCGCGCCTGCGGGCGGCACGCGATCTGCGTCCGCCATCAGAGGTGGCGCAACCGTCGGTGCCAGCAGCGCCGCCCCTGCGCGAGATTGCAAATCTGCATCGCCAGATACTGCAAAGGCTGGGCCCGTCGCCGATTGCCGAAGATCAGCTCATTCGTGATCTGGGGCATCCGCTGGGACAGATCGGGCCTGTGCTGACGGATCTTGAACTCGACGGTCGAATCGCTCGCGCACCGGGGGGGATGCTCGCGCTCAAAGAGGCATGA
- a CDS encoding 3-oxoacid CoA-transferase subunit B, producing the protein MPWDREQMAARAAQELEDGTYVNLGIGIPTLVPNYIPEGVNVTLQSENGMLGMGPFPYEGDEDPDLINAGKQTITELPETSYFDSATSFGMIRGGKIAAAILGAMEVAENGDLANWMIPGKLVKGMGGAMDLVAGVQRVVVVMDHQNKHGESKLLKECSLPLTGTGVVDRVITNLGVLDVVEGGLKIVECADGVTEDDIRAATEATIVN; encoded by the coding sequence ATGCCATGGGATCGTGAACAGATGGCAGCGCGCGCTGCCCAGGAACTCGAAGACGGCACCTATGTGAACCTCGGCATCGGGATCCCGACGCTGGTGCCGAACTACATCCCCGAAGGCGTCAACGTGACGCTGCAATCGGAGAACGGCATGCTCGGCATGGGTCCGTTCCCCTATGAGGGCGACGAGGATCCGGACCTCATCAACGCGGGCAAGCAGACCATTACGGAGCTGCCCGAAACGTCCTATTTCGATAGCGCCACGTCGTTCGGCATGATCCGGGGCGGCAAGATCGCAGCGGCCATCCTCGGCGCCATGGAAGTGGCCGAGAACGGCGATCTGGCCAACTGGATGATCCCCGGCAAGCTCGTGAAGGGCATGGGCGGCGCGATGGATCTCGTTGCGGGCGTGCAGCGTGTGGTCGTGGTGATGGATCACCAGAACAAGCATGGCGAATCGAAGCTTCTCAAGGAATGCAGCCTGCCGCTGACCGGCACGGGCGTCGTCGACCGCGTGATCACCAATCTCGGCGTGCTCGACGTGGTCGAGGGTGGCCTGAAGATCGTGGAATGCGCCGATGGCGTGACCGAGGACGATATCCGCGCCGCAACCGAGGCGACCATCGTCAACTGA